Proteins from a single region of Halogeometricum borinquense DSM 11551:
- a CDS encoding IclR family transcriptional regulator, producing MPLGKGELTTTATSLHILELIVDHGWVTLRGLVEETGLAKSTVHKHLSTLRANDYIVKEGERYTLGLYFLTVGKRAVEFRESYQLVEQKVRELGSRTDAEVDFTVEENGRLILMFEAAGATNESTFGTGTEFFLHNTAAGKAILATYADSKRDEILDTQGLPATTNKTIQSREALHAELEQVRENGYALNDGECVEGYRTVSSVIKRPNGSALGAISAGGPAYRIDQSRLKNELADHVRSATAEVTESLVEAQSTL from the coding sequence ATGCCACTTGGGAAAGGGGAGTTGACCACGACTGCGACCTCACTACACATTCTCGAACTAATCGTAGACCACGGGTGGGTTACCCTACGTGGACTCGTCGAAGAGACGGGACTGGCAAAAAGTACGGTACACAAACATCTCTCAACACTGCGAGCAAACGACTACATCGTCAAGGAGGGTGAACGCTACACGCTCGGACTCTACTTCCTGACAGTTGGAAAACGCGCTGTCGAGTTTCGAGAATCCTATCAACTCGTAGAACAAAAAGTGCGAGAGTTGGGAAGTCGAACAGACGCCGAAGTGGACTTCACTGTCGAAGAGAACGGCCGGTTAATCCTGATGTTCGAGGCCGCCGGAGCCACCAACGAATCGACGTTCGGAACAGGCACCGAGTTTTTTCTTCACAATACAGCGGCAGGGAAAGCGATTCTCGCAACGTACGCAGATTCCAAACGGGACGAGATCTTAGATACACAAGGACTGCCCGCAACGACGAACAAGACGATTCAATCCCGAGAAGCGTTACACGCAGAGCTTGAACAGGTCCGTGAGAACGGGTACGCACTGAACGATGGCGAATGCGTCGAGGGGTATCGAACAGTCAGTTCTGTGATCAAGCGACCGAACGGCTCCGCGCTCGGAGCGATCAGCGCTGGAGGCCCTGCCTATCGAATCGATCAGTCACGGCTGAAAAACGAACTTGCGGATCACGTCCGTTCAGCGACGGCCGAGGTGACAGAATCGTTAGTAGAAGCGCAAAGCACACTCTGA